A genomic window from Sulfurimonas paralvinellae includes:
- a CDS encoding TniB family NTP-binding protein encodes MTQRRLTRKAHEYLDKSDEERIICCKEDVWIGYSAAVTLLELLEDKFNDPKQLRHEGLLIYGDPHNGKTAILRKFYDLHKTTLDKVDENGDTIYEIPIIYFEAPNSPNESKLYSYILDQLHVPHKGTEKVLEKARLAEHYLNKLNTKMILIDEIHSALTGNLTKQRAFVNDLKLLSNKLSLRIVLAGTREAHSALNISGETSSRFPSIELPRWSNDKKFRSFVATYETCLPLKEASNLVKDAEIMSALYYASEGLIGRTVNLLKKAAVKAIKSGRERIVLEDIEYLPTLS; translated from the coding sequence ATGACACAAAGAAGATTAACAAGAAAAGCACACGAATACCTAGACAAAAGCGATGAAGAACGAATTATCTGCTGCAAGGAGGATGTTTGGATAGGTTACAGTGCGGCAGTCACTTTACTTGAGCTACTCGAAGACAAATTCAACGATCCAAAACAGCTTCGCCATGAAGGACTATTGATTTATGGAGACCCTCATAACGGTAAAACAGCCATTTTGAGAAAATTTTACGATCTGCACAAAACAACTTTGGATAAAGTTGATGAAAATGGTGATACTATTTACGAGATACCCATTATTTACTTTGAAGCTCCAAACAGCCCAAATGAGAGTAAACTCTACAGCTATATTCTTGACCAACTACATGTTCCCCATAAAGGAACAGAAAAAGTGCTTGAGAAAGCAAGATTAGCAGAACACTATCTCAATAAGCTCAATACAAAAATGATCCTAATAGATGAGATACACTCTGCACTTACAGGCAACCTCACAAAACAGCGCGCTTTTGTGAATGATCTTAAACTACTCAGTAACAAACTCTCTTTGAGAATTGTTCTTGCCGGTACACGAGAAGCACATTCCGCACTCAACATAAGCGGAGAGACGAGTTCTCGGTTTCCTTCTATCGAACTGCCACGATGGAGTAATGACAAAAAATTTCGTTCTTTTGTTGCAACTTATGAGACCTGTCTTCCTTTAAAAGAGGCATCCAATCTTGTCAAAGATGCTGAAATTATGAGTGCCTTGTATTATGCATCGGAGGGGCTTATAGGTCGTACAGTCAATCTGTTAAAAAAAGCGGCAGTCAAAGCGATAAAATCCGGACGAGAAAGAATCGTTCTCGAAGATATAGAGTATCTACCGACACTCTCTTAA
- a CDS encoding TniQ family protein, which produces MYKRKRNWIEDYKFHIIPKILPDELLSSWLTRTAFAHSRTLSLFTTTYIKNEGANLSRIDLDFRYDEQLFAILADKSRLSVSEILKMSLRNEEGYLFACNKCLYPPKQIRKLLDKRTHYGLMFCPICLREDKTPYFRKQWRYLFYNACPKHQVYLVDRCGGCFERIRFHKMALSDAIVYCHNCGRDLRKTRPKKVNDKHRYGIQAVEWFETGLKNGYFIIDHEKINSLWIFQAFTNLYAMLKSLKNLQLSNFPLLHEYQELQAKLSKYNSKKASLIYENFLLTAMVYHLFQNFPRNFRAFIKENNLTHRDFIHGFKNIPFWYLGIIQDLVPVENKIGREISESEVIGAINYLKQNNQKVTQQSVAHVVGCHFSIHKQFVKIYQRRAD; this is translated from the coding sequence ATGTATAAACGCAAACGGAACTGGATAGAGGATTACAAGTTTCATATCATCCCAAAAATCCTTCCGGATGAACTGCTTAGCTCATGGCTAACACGCACCGCATTTGCACACAGCAGAACCCTGTCGCTCTTTACAACCACCTACATTAAAAACGAGGGAGCAAATCTCAGCAGAATCGATCTTGACTTTAGATATGACGAACAACTGTTTGCTATTTTGGCAGATAAAAGCCGGCTGTCTGTTTCCGAAATTTTAAAAATGTCTTTACGAAATGAAGAGGGATATTTGTTTGCATGCAATAAGTGCCTCTACCCTCCAAAACAGATCAGAAAACTGCTGGACAAGCGCACACACTATGGGCTTATGTTTTGCCCTATATGTTTGAGAGAAGACAAAACACCCTATTTTCGAAAACAGTGGCGCTATCTTTTTTATAATGCTTGTCCAAAGCATCAAGTGTATCTTGTTGATAGATGTGGAGGTTGCTTTGAACGAATACGGTTTCACAAAATGGCTCTGAGTGATGCAATTGTGTACTGCCACAACTGTGGCAGAGATTTACGAAAAACACGACCGAAAAAAGTAAATGACAAACATCGTTACGGCATCCAAGCTGTTGAATGGTTTGAAACAGGACTCAAAAACGGCTATTTTATTATTGATCATGAAAAAATCAACTCTCTGTGGATTTTTCAAGCTTTCACAAACTTATACGCTATGTTAAAATCTCTTAAAAATTTACAACTGAGCAATTTTCCACTGCTTCATGAATACCAAGAGTTGCAAGCCAAACTTAGTAAGTATAATTCAAAAAAAGCTTCCCTGATTTATGAAAACTTTTTACTAACTGCGATGGTATATCATCTTTTCCAAAATTTCCCTCGTAATTTTCGTGCTTTTATCAAAGAAAACAACTTGACGCATAGAGATTTTATTCATGGTTTTAAAAATATACCGTTTTGGTATCTTGGCATAATTCAAGACCTTGTTCCCGTAGAAAATAAAATTGGTAGAGAGATTAGTGAATCTGAAGTCATAGGAGCTATTAACTATCTCAAGCAAAATAATCAAAAAGTTACCCAACAAAGTGTTGCTCATGTTGTTGGATGTCATTTTAGTATTCATAAGCAG